The following proteins are co-located in the Micromonospora viridifaciens genome:
- a CDS encoding bifunctional metallophosphatase/5'-nucleotidase, with protein sequence MSVPRMRRRAAVGLAALAATAFTAVTVQPDQAEAGPKPVDVKLLAINDLHGNLEPPTGSSGTIDGKAAGGAEYLATQLAKLRGTTEEEREHTITVGAGDLIGASPLLSAAFHDEPTIEAMNLAGLDFTSVGNHEFDEGATELLRMQNGGCHPVDGCADGTPFKGAKFQYLSANAFKTATGQPLLPPYGIKKVDGIKIGFIGMTLEGTPRIVSQQGVAGLTFADEAETANKYARILQAQGVQAIVVLLHEGGVQNGGGINDCTGFSGPIVDIANRMDPAIDAIVSGHTHAAYNCNINGKLVTSASSFGRLVTDIDLKLDRRTGDVISAKANNVVVTRDVPKDPATTGLIDHYKRALGPVAEKVVGETTAAITKTQENLYQTGVDATGKPTYQAGESALGNVIADAQLAATDNEQNAVAAFMNPGGVRADLGAGRITYADAFTVQPFANNLVTLDLTGAQLYCMLEQQFTVARVLYASSTVHYVVDVNGTTAPADKPCSGTRVVRGSLTIDGAPVSDTATYRVTVNNFLSGGGDGFSVLTGGTNQVTGMIDLDAFVAYLTEKSPVSPPALDRIQTTAEVPAA encoded by the coding sequence ATGTCCGTCCCCCGGATGCGTCGCCGGGCCGCTGTCGGCCTGGCCGCGCTCGCCGCGACCGCGTTCACCGCGGTCACCGTCCAGCCAGATCAGGCGGAGGCCGGCCCGAAGCCGGTCGACGTCAAGCTGCTCGCCATCAACGACCTGCACGGCAACCTGGAGCCGCCGACCGGCTCCAGCGGCACCATCGACGGGAAGGCCGCGGGTGGCGCCGAGTACCTGGCCACCCAGCTCGCCAAGCTGCGCGGCACCACCGAGGAGGAGCGGGAGCACACGATCACGGTCGGCGCCGGTGACCTGATCGGTGCCTCCCCGCTGCTCTCCGCGGCCTTCCACGACGAGCCGACCATCGAGGCGATGAACCTGGCCGGCCTCGACTTCACCAGCGTCGGCAACCACGAGTTCGACGAGGGCGCCACCGAGCTGCTCCGGATGCAGAACGGCGGCTGCCACCCGGTCGACGGCTGCGCCGACGGCACCCCCTTCAAGGGCGCCAAGTTCCAGTACCTCTCGGCGAACGCCTTCAAGACCGCCACCGGCCAGCCGCTGCTGCCGCCGTACGGCATCAAGAAGGTCGACGGCATCAAGATCGGCTTCATCGGGATGACCCTGGAGGGCACCCCGCGGATCGTCAGCCAGCAGGGCGTCGCCGGCCTGACCTTCGCCGACGAGGCGGAGACCGCCAACAAGTACGCCCGCATCCTGCAGGCCCAGGGCGTGCAGGCCATCGTCGTGCTGCTGCACGAGGGTGGCGTGCAGAACGGTGGCGGCATCAACGACTGCACCGGGTTCAGCGGCCCGATCGTCGACATCGCCAACCGGATGGACCCGGCCATCGACGCGATCGTCAGCGGGCACACCCACGCCGCGTACAACTGCAACATCAACGGCAAGCTGGTCACCAGCGCCAGCTCCTTCGGCCGCCTGGTCACCGACATCGACCTGAAGCTCGACCGGCGTACCGGCGACGTGATCAGCGCCAAGGCGAACAACGTCGTGGTCACCCGGGACGTCCCGAAGGACCCCGCCACCACCGGGCTGATCGACCACTACAAGCGCGCGCTGGGCCCGGTCGCCGAGAAGGTGGTCGGCGAGACCACGGCCGCGATCACCAAGACCCAGGAGAACCTGTACCAGACCGGGGTCGACGCCACCGGTAAGCCGACGTACCAGGCCGGTGAGTCGGCACTCGGCAACGTGATCGCCGACGCCCAGCTCGCCGCCACCGACAACGAGCAGAACGCGGTCGCCGCGTTCATGAACCCGGGCGGCGTCCGCGCCGACCTCGGCGCCGGCCGGATCACCTACGCCGACGCGTTCACCGTCCAGCCGTTCGCCAACAACCTGGTGACGCTGGACCTGACCGGCGCGCAGCTCTACTGCATGCTGGAGCAGCAGTTCACCGTCGCCCGGGTGCTGTACGCGTCCTCCACCGTGCACTACGTCGTCGACGTCAACGGCACCACCGCGCCGGCCGACAAGCCGTGCAGCGGCACCCGGGTGGTCCGGGGCAGCCTCACCATCGACGGCGCCCCGGTCAGCGACACCGCGACCTACCGGGTCACGGTGAACAACTTCCTCTCCGGCGGTGGTGACGGCTTCAGCGTCCTCACCGGTGGCACGAACCAGGTCACCGGCATGATCGACCTGGACGCCTTCGTGGCGTACCTGACCGAGAAGTCGCCGGTCTCCCCGCCGGCGCTGGACCGGATCCAGACCACCGCGGAGGTGCCCGCCGCCTGA
- a CDS encoding MFS transporter, whose product MLRRALPARPEARRILLGTLLSAVGRGLTLPFLFIYLTDVRGLTDIQAGLVIGWFGAVTLALSPLGGTLIDRFGARRVVLPCLAVEAVGTGSLALVDSLGTAFAVSTLIAIGGSALWAGQTTILASLTGDGERQRVFGLQFALLNLGIGVGGLISGAVVDIARPVTFQAIYLLDALSYLTPGLILLTMPHVGHRLAKAPEAGAGRSNGGYLAVLRDRPFRRLVLFGLVLTTCGYAQIEVGFAAYSVRVVEVTPRVVAWALAANTVMIVLSQLLVIRRMEGRSRTRALAAVGAVFAAAWLVLGAAGLVGTANAVVAALGVVACSAIFGFGETMLSPVMPALTNALATDELRGRYNAMSSMIFGISGIIGPVTAGPLMGAAHGRLWVAVVVGGCLIASALALSLHRLLTPTQDGRPTHTPTRTPTPDPHPAAV is encoded by the coding sequence ATGCTGCGCCGCGCCCTGCCCGCCCGCCCGGAAGCCCGTCGGATCCTGCTCGGCACCCTGCTGTCGGCCGTCGGGCGCGGCCTGACCCTGCCGTTCCTCTTCATCTACCTCACCGACGTCCGCGGCCTGACCGACATTCAGGCCGGCCTGGTGATCGGTTGGTTCGGTGCGGTGACCCTCGCCCTGTCGCCGCTGGGCGGGACGCTGATCGACCGGTTCGGCGCCCGTCGGGTGGTGCTGCCCTGCCTGGCCGTCGAGGCGGTCGGCACCGGCTCGCTCGCGCTGGTCGACTCGCTCGGTACGGCGTTCGCGGTCAGCACGCTGATCGCGATCGGCGGCTCGGCGCTCTGGGCCGGGCAGACCACCATCCTCGCCTCCCTGACCGGCGACGGCGAGCGGCAACGCGTCTTCGGTCTCCAGTTCGCCCTGCTCAACCTCGGCATCGGAGTGGGTGGCCTGATCTCCGGCGCGGTGGTCGACATCGCCCGCCCGGTCACCTTCCAGGCCATCTACCTGTTGGACGCGCTGAGCTACCTGACGCCGGGCCTGATCCTGCTGACCATGCCGCACGTCGGGCACCGGCTCGCGAAAGCGCCGGAGGCGGGTGCCGGGCGGTCGAACGGCGGCTACCTCGCCGTGCTGCGGGACCGGCCGTTCCGGCGGCTGGTCCTCTTCGGTCTGGTGCTCACCACCTGCGGGTACGCGCAGATCGAGGTGGGTTTCGCCGCGTACTCCGTGCGGGTGGTGGAGGTGACGCCGCGGGTGGTGGCCTGGGCGCTCGCCGCCAACACCGTGATGATCGTGCTCTCCCAGCTGCTGGTGATCCGCCGGATGGAGGGCCGCAGCCGCACCCGGGCGCTCGCCGCCGTGGGGGCGGTCTTCGCGGCCGCCTGGCTGGTGCTCGGCGCGGCCGGCCTGGTCGGCACGGCCAATGCGGTGGTCGCGGCGCTCGGCGTGGTGGCCTGCTCGGCGATCTTCGGGTTCGGCGAGACGATGCTCTCGCCAGTGATGCCGGCGTTGACCAACGCGCTCGCCACCGACGAGCTACGCGGGCGGTACAACGCGATGAGCTCGATGATCTTCGGCATCAGCGGGATCATCGGCCCGGTCACTGCGGGTCCGCTGATGGGTGCGGCGCACGGGCGGCTCTGGGTGGCCGTCGTGGTGGGCGGCTGTCTGATCGCGTCGGCGCTGGCCCTGTCGCTGCACCGACTGCTCACCCCCACCCAGGACGGCCGCCCCACCCACACCCCCACCCGCACCCCCACCCCCGACCCCCACCCCGCCGCCGTCTGA
- a CDS encoding calcium:proton antiporter codes for MAALIRSRLTDWTTLVPLIAILILAACWGRELPAAVIVVVAALLAGAVLAAVHHAEVVAHKVGEPFGSLLLAVAVTVIEVALIVTLMISGGDKTDSLARDTVFAAVMITCNGIFGLSLLIGALRRRVAVFNPEGTGGALATVATLATLSLVVPTFTIGRPGPQFSPAQLTFAAVASLALYGLFVLVQAGRHRDYFLPVTQEGNIMAVDADGDGHADPPPARTAWASLALLIVALIAVVGNAKLVSPAIEAGVSAASLPPAFVGVIIALLVLLPETLAASRAARRDRVQISLNLALGSAMASIGLTIPAIALASIWLEGPLVLGLGGTQLTLLALTVVTGVLTVVPGRATVLQGGVHLVLLAAFVFLAASP; via the coding sequence ATGGCCGCGTTGATCCGATCCCGCCTGACCGATTGGACCACCCTCGTACCGCTGATCGCGATCCTGATACTCGCGGCCTGTTGGGGGCGGGAACTGCCCGCTGCGGTGATCGTGGTGGTGGCCGCGCTGCTGGCCGGCGCGGTGCTGGCGGCCGTGCACCATGCCGAGGTGGTGGCCCACAAAGTAGGTGAGCCGTTCGGCTCGCTGCTGCTGGCGGTGGCGGTGACCGTGATCGAGGTCGCGCTGATCGTCACCCTCATGATCAGCGGCGGAGACAAGACCGACTCGCTGGCCCGCGACACGGTCTTCGCCGCCGTGATGATCACCTGCAACGGGATATTCGGACTGTCCCTGCTGATCGGCGCGCTACGCCGGCGGGTGGCCGTCTTCAACCCGGAGGGCACCGGCGGAGCCCTGGCCACCGTGGCCACGCTCGCCACCCTCAGCCTGGTGGTGCCGACCTTCACCATCGGCCGACCGGGCCCGCAGTTCTCCCCGGCGCAGCTCACCTTCGCGGCGGTCGCGTCGCTCGCCCTCTACGGGCTCTTCGTGCTGGTGCAGGCCGGCCGGCACCGCGACTACTTCCTCCCGGTCACCCAGGAGGGCAACATAATGGCCGTCGACGCCGACGGCGACGGGCACGCGGACCCGCCGCCGGCGCGTACCGCGTGGGCCAGTCTGGCGCTGCTGATCGTGGCCCTGATCGCGGTGGTCGGCAACGCCAAGCTCGTCTCTCCGGCGATTGAGGCCGGCGTCTCGGCGGCGAGCCTCCCGCCGGCGTTCGTCGGGGTGATCATCGCCCTCCTGGTGCTGCTGCCGGAGACCCTCGCCGCGTCCCGGGCCGCCCGGCGGGACCGGGTGCAGATCAGCCTCAATCTGGCCCTCGGCTCGGCGATGGCCAGCATCGGCCTGACCATCCCGGCCATAGCGCTGGCCTCGATCTGGCTGGAGGGTCCGCTGGTCCTCGGCCTCGGCGGCACGCAGTTGACCCTGCTCGCGCTCACCGTGGTGACCGGGGTACTCACCGTGGTGCCCGGCCGGGCGACCGTGCTCCAGGGCGGGGTCCACCTGGTGCTGCTGGCGGCCTTCGTCTTCCTCGCCGCGAGCCCCTGA
- a CDS encoding WapI family immunity protein — protein MELISSDGAQLELRLEGYQLDAPDTPVPADEEEDRDEWLVIRGRVRVADGPEWSFVQPCLTTEEAERLAVWLATVGAGETGLWPASPPYQALICFTEPNLAFSLERADADRARVRVHLSHESLPPWQPSHDWPDYHAYFVTLDVSTADLRTAAERWRIEHEPFPRRLPPGHLAGDSHG, from the coding sequence ATGGAACTGATCTCGAGTGACGGGGCGCAGCTCGAACTTCGGCTCGAGGGATACCAACTTGACGCCCCGGACACGCCAGTCCCAGCGGACGAGGAGGAAGACCGCGACGAGTGGCTCGTGATCCGCGGCCGGGTCCGGGTCGCCGATGGCCCTGAGTGGAGCTTCGTCCAGCCCTGCCTGACGACCGAGGAGGCGGAGCGACTTGCTGTCTGGCTGGCCACCGTTGGTGCGGGCGAAACGGGGCTGTGGCCAGCATCACCGCCCTACCAGGCGCTGATCTGCTTCACCGAGCCCAACCTGGCCTTCAGCCTCGAACGTGCCGACGCAGACCGAGCCAGGGTGCGGGTGCACCTTTCGCACGAGAGCCTGCCGCCGTGGCAGCCGTCCCACGACTGGCCCGACTACCACGCCTACTTCGTGACCCTGGATGTCAGCACCGCCGACCTCCGTACGGCAGCCGAGCGGTGGCGGATCGAGCACGAACCTTTCCCGCGGAGGCTGCCGCCCGGTCACCTCGCTGGAGATTCCCATGGCTGA
- a CDS encoding metallophosphoesterase, producing MRKRTLFRLAAGTAVAGAATLAYASLVERNMFTLRRYDVPVLPTDAEPLRVLHLSDLHMMPDQRRKQDWVASLAALDPDLVVVTGDNMAHPDAVPGVLRALQPLLDLPGAFVFGSNDYTGPVWKNPFTYFLPDREYTEGVPLPYEELRDVFTGAGWADLNNARTTLKAGGREIELVGVDDPHVERDDYDAVAGPVGSGAALSIALSHSPEPAVLDRMAADGFALLLAGHTHGGQVCVPGYGALVTNCGLPRSMARGLHRWPGSDSWLHVSAGLGTHPTAPVRFACPPEASVLTLIPR from the coding sequence ATGCGAAAGCGCACACTATTCCGGCTCGCGGCCGGGACCGCCGTCGCCGGCGCGGCCACCCTGGCGTACGCGTCGCTCGTCGAGCGCAACATGTTCACCCTGCGCCGGTACGACGTACCGGTGCTCCCGACCGACGCCGAGCCGCTGCGCGTGCTGCACCTGTCGGACCTGCACATGATGCCCGACCAGCGCCGCAAACAGGACTGGGTGGCCTCGCTGGCCGCCCTCGACCCGGACCTGGTCGTGGTCACCGGGGACAACATGGCGCACCCCGACGCGGTGCCCGGCGTGCTGCGTGCCCTGCAACCGCTGCTCGACCTGCCCGGTGCCTTCGTCTTCGGCTCCAACGACTACACCGGGCCGGTCTGGAAGAACCCGTTCACCTACTTCCTGCCCGACCGCGAGTACACCGAGGGCGTGCCGCTGCCGTACGAGGAGCTGCGCGACGTGTTCACCGGCGCCGGCTGGGCGGACCTGAACAACGCGCGGACCACCCTGAAGGCGGGCGGCCGGGAGATCGAGCTGGTCGGCGTCGACGACCCGCACGTCGAGCGGGACGACTACGACGCGGTGGCCGGGCCGGTCGGCTCCGGAGCGGCGCTGTCCATCGCCCTCAGCCACTCCCCCGAGCCGGCCGTGCTCGACCGGATGGCCGCCGACGGCTTCGCGCTGCTGCTCGCCGGGCACACCCACGGCGGTCAGGTCTGCGTACCCGGCTACGGCGCCCTGGTGACCAACTGCGGCCTGCCCCGCTCTATGGCCCGCGGGCTGCACCGCTGGCCCGGCTCGGACTCCTGGCTGCACGTCTCCGCCGGCCTCGGCACGCATCCCACCGCGCCGGTGCGCTTCGCCTGCCCGCCGGAGGCGAGCGTGCTCACGCTGATCCCCCGCTGA
- a CDS encoding GatB/YqeY domain-containing protein, whose product MSTLKDRLTADMRAALKARDELTTSTLRMALAAVGTAEVAGKEKRELSDDEVLAVLTREAKKRREAAAAFGDAGRAEQASRETAEGEVLERYLPKQLSDAELAELVAGALAAGGFSGKAQMGPAMKAAQAAVAGRAEGGRVAAEVRRQLGL is encoded by the coding sequence ATGAGCACGCTGAAGGATCGTCTCACCGCCGACATGCGCGCCGCCCTGAAGGCGCGCGACGAGCTGACCACCTCCACGCTGCGGATGGCTCTCGCGGCCGTCGGCACGGCCGAGGTCGCCGGCAAGGAGAAGCGCGAGCTCAGCGACGACGAGGTGCTCGCGGTGCTGACCAGGGAGGCGAAGAAGCGGCGCGAGGCGGCCGCCGCGTTCGGCGACGCGGGCCGGGCCGAGCAGGCGAGCAGGGAGACCGCCGAGGGCGAGGTGCTGGAGCGCTACCTGCCGAAGCAGCTCTCCGACGCCGAGCTGGCCGAGCTGGTCGCGGGCGCGCTCGCCGCGGGTGGCTTCAGCGGCAAGGCCCAGATGGGCCCGGCCATGAAGGCGGCCCAGGCCGCGGTGGCCGGCCGGGCCGAGGGTGGTCGGGTCGCCGCCGAGGTACGCCGGCAGCTCGGCCTCTGA
- a CDS encoding penicillin-binding protein, with translation MRKRDHNVLTNAASLLICGLLAGVVVAAAAFPVVAMSGLAAKAGAETFDALPKDLIEARSPQITTLLAADGKTPLASMYDENRKEVKLKDISPWMQKAIIAAEDHNFYKHNGVDLNGVARAFVNNSAKGTSRQGASTLTMQYVRLAISYSATHPADVVAATEDTSARKLREMSLALQVEKKFSKDEILERYLNIAAFGNGAYGIYAASQVYFAKPPSKLDIQESALLAGLVKAPTDFNPTTTYGYNDAVERRNYVIQHMVTIGAITQQQADEAKQIKLKVKDKRTPNGCVATNVQSWGFFCDYFYRWWLQQETFGSTTYDRERRLKSGGYTITTTLEVQAQKGADSAVRKNLGVNSKAARMVAVVEPGTGRVRALATNRNFKLDDPNHPQNKLSSDPVKAKKGVRGSYPNTVNPLMSGGGGVTGYQAGSTFKIFTVVAALEKGYPLAYTMNAPQQFKSEYIINSGSSAACTGTHFYCPKNANPAMAGPHNMWSAFGYSVNTYFVALQQQVGAENVVRAAEKLGITFRASNDAKFAASKDAAHQWGAFTLGVAQTTPLELANAYATLAADGKYCEPIPVQEIRDPDGNKLDIANPHCEQRVSKEVARAAVDAARCPLGDRSSTSKCGVATAGGVHNIVNAPVAGKTGTTDGDKTASLVAITKQYAVAGIMADPDWPQTNQHMGGNTPTGINPAVQETLKAAMKGKPRINFTPPSGKIVLGDQRSIPGVKCESIETARSRLRGAGFEPVVSSRKVPSECPEGTAAGTSPDGKTIKGGVVTIEVSSGKGSTPNTGTSPGPGTPPNNNGNGRGPRPRG, from the coding sequence ATGCGGAAACGTGACCACAATGTGCTGACCAACGCCGCATCGCTACTCATCTGTGGCCTGTTGGCCGGCGTGGTGGTCGCGGCGGCGGCCTTCCCCGTGGTGGCGATGTCCGGGCTGGCCGCCAAGGCGGGGGCGGAGACCTTCGACGCGCTGCCGAAGGACCTGATCGAGGCCCGTTCGCCGCAGATCACCACCCTGCTCGCGGCCGACGGCAAGACGCCGCTCGCCAGCATGTACGACGAGAACCGCAAGGAGGTCAAGCTCAAGGACATCTCGCCCTGGATGCAGAAGGCGATCATCGCGGCCGAGGACCACAACTTCTACAAGCACAACGGCGTCGACCTCAACGGCGTGGCCCGGGCCTTCGTCAACAACAGCGCCAAAGGCACCTCCCGGCAGGGCGCGTCGACGCTGACCATGCAGTACGTTCGGCTGGCCATCTCGTACTCGGCGACCCACCCGGCCGACGTGGTCGCCGCGACCGAGGACACCAGCGCCCGCAAGCTGCGCGAGATGTCGCTGGCCCTGCAGGTGGAGAAGAAGTTCTCCAAGGACGAGATCCTGGAGCGCTACCTGAACATCGCCGCCTTCGGCAACGGCGCGTACGGCATCTACGCCGCCAGTCAGGTCTACTTCGCCAAGCCGCCGAGCAAGCTGGACATCCAGGAGTCGGCGCTGCTGGCCGGGCTGGTGAAGGCCCCGACGGACTTCAACCCGACGACCACGTACGGCTACAACGACGCGGTGGAGCGGCGGAACTACGTCATCCAGCACATGGTGACCATCGGGGCGATCACTCAGCAGCAGGCCGACGAGGCCAAGCAGATCAAGCTGAAGGTCAAGGACAAGCGCACCCCGAACGGCTGCGTCGCGACCAACGTGCAGAGCTGGGGCTTCTTCTGCGACTACTTCTACCGCTGGTGGCTGCAGCAGGAGACGTTCGGCTCCACCACGTACGACCGGGAGCGCCGACTGAAGAGCGGCGGCTACACCATCACCACCACCCTCGAGGTGCAGGCGCAGAAGGGGGCCGACAGTGCGGTCCGCAAAAACCTGGGGGTGAATAGCAAGGCCGCCCGGATGGTCGCGGTGGTCGAGCCGGGCACCGGTCGGGTGCGTGCCCTGGCGACCAACCGGAACTTCAAGCTCGACGACCCGAACCACCCGCAGAACAAGCTCTCCAGCGATCCGGTGAAGGCCAAGAAGGGCGTCCGGGGCAGCTACCCGAACACGGTCAACCCGCTGATGAGCGGCGGCGGCGGCGTCACCGGCTACCAGGCCGGCTCGACCTTCAAGATCTTCACGGTGGTGGCGGCGCTGGAGAAGGGCTACCCGCTCGCCTACACCATGAACGCCCCGCAGCAGTTCAAGTCGGAATACATCATCAACTCGGGCAGCTCGGCGGCCTGCACGGGCACGCACTTCTACTGCCCGAAGAACGCCAACCCGGCCATGGCCGGGCCGCACAACATGTGGAGCGCGTTCGGCTACTCGGTCAACACCTACTTCGTCGCCCTGCAGCAGCAGGTCGGCGCGGAGAACGTGGTGCGGGCCGCGGAGAAGCTCGGCATCACCTTCCGCGCGTCCAACGACGCCAAGTTCGCGGCGAGCAAGGACGCCGCGCACCAGTGGGGCGCGTTCACCCTGGGCGTCGCGCAGACCACGCCGCTGGAGTTGGCCAACGCGTACGCCACCCTCGCGGCGGACGGCAAGTACTGCGAGCCGATCCCGGTCCAGGAGATCCGCGACCCGGACGGCAACAAGCTCGACATCGCCAACCCGCACTGCGAGCAGCGGGTCAGCAAGGAGGTGGCGCGCGCCGCCGTGGATGCCGCCCGCTGCCCGCTGGGTGACCGCTCCTCGACCTCCAAGTGCGGCGTCGCCACCGCCGGCGGCGTCCACAACATCGTCAACGCCCCGGTGGCCGGCAAGACCGGCACCACCGACGGCGACAAGACCGCGTCCCTGGTCGCCATCACCAAGCAGTACGCGGTGGCCGGCATCATGGCCGACCCGGACTGGCCGCAGACCAACCAGCACATGGGTGGCAATACCCCGACCGGCATCAACCCCGCCGTACAGGAGACGCTGAAGGCGGCCATGAAGGGCAAGCCGCGCATCAACTTCACCCCGCCCAGCGGCAAGATCGTTTTGGGTGACCAACGGTCCATCCCTGGCGTTAAGTGCGAGTCGATCGAGACCGCCAGGTCGCGACTGCGCGGGGCCGGCTTCGAGCCGGTGGTGTCCAGCAGAAAGGTGCCGTCGGAGTGCCCGGAAGGCACCGCCGCCGGCACCAGCCCGGACGGAAAGACCATCAAGGGCGGTGTGGTGACCATCGAGGTCAGCTCCGGCAAGGGCAGCACGCCGAACACCGGCACCAGCCCCGGCCCGGGGACCCCGCCGAACAACAACGGCAACGGTCGCGGGCCACGACCGCGCGGCTGA
- a CDS encoding WhiB family transcriptional regulator, giving the protein MGMIADWPSLAACQNGDPDALFVQGAEQNVAKRICRSCPVRYECLADALDNRIEFGVWGGMTERERRALLRRHPQVTSWRKMFEAAMKKNAKEKAGRDKILVSTPN; this is encoded by the coding sequence ATGGGCATGATCGCTGACTGGCCGTCACTGGCGGCGTGTCAGAACGGGGACCCGGACGCGTTGTTCGTTCAGGGCGCAGAACAGAACGTGGCGAAGCGGATCTGCCGGAGCTGCCCAGTTCGGTACGAGTGCCTGGCCGACGCGCTCGACAACCGGATCGAGTTCGGCGTGTGGGGTGGCATGACCGAACGCGAACGGCGGGCTTTGCTGCGCCGTCACCCCCAGGTGACCAGCTGGCGCAAGATGTTCGAGGCGGCCATGAAGAAGAACGCCAAGGAGAAGGCCGGCCGGGACAAGATCCTGGTGAGCACGCCCAACTGA
- a CDS encoding ArsA family ATPase has protein sequence MVPSEAAAPPLDVDQILADPGVRIVVCCGAGGVGKTTTAAALALRAAERHGRRTVVLTIDPARRLAQSLGLTELDNTPRQVKGIDVESSGGELHAMMLDMKRTFDDVVLAHTDPAKAAEIFANPFYQAMSSTFAGTQEYMAMEKLGQLHARGEWDLIVVDTPPSRSALDFLDAPARLSRFLDGRMLRLLLAPARSGGRSMFSFVTAGFGMFSKAVQKVIGAQLLTDLSGFVAALDSMFGGFRQRAEQTYRILQARETAFLLVAAPEPDAVREAAYFAGRLREERMPLAGLVLNRVHRPTLPELSAADSLAAAVRLADEGGHPGTVEVLRAHAALAQQAVREQRVAARFTEAFPAVPAVSVMAQPADVHDVDGLRTIGEAISRR, from the coding sequence TTGGTGCCTTCCGAAGCCGCGGCGCCACCGCTGGACGTCGACCAGATCCTCGCTGACCCAGGCGTACGGATCGTGGTCTGCTGCGGAGCGGGCGGCGTGGGCAAGACGACCACGGCGGCCGCGCTGGCGCTGCGGGCGGCCGAGCGGCACGGCCGGCGGACGGTGGTGCTCACCATCGACCCGGCCCGCCGGCTGGCCCAGTCGCTCGGCCTGACCGAGCTGGACAACACGCCGCGCCAGGTCAAGGGCATCGACGTCGAGTCCAGCGGCGGTGAGCTGCACGCCATGATGCTCGACATGAAGCGGACCTTCGACGACGTGGTGCTGGCGCACACCGATCCGGCGAAGGCGGCGGAGATCTTCGCCAACCCCTTCTACCAGGCCATGAGCTCCACCTTCGCCGGCACGCAGGAATACATGGCGATGGAGAAGCTGGGCCAGCTGCACGCCCGGGGCGAGTGGGACCTGATCGTGGTGGACACCCCGCCGTCCCGCTCGGCGCTGGATTTCCTGGACGCGCCGGCCCGGCTCTCCCGCTTCCTCGACGGTCGGATGCTGCGGCTGCTGCTCGCCCCGGCGCGGAGCGGAGGGCGGAGCATGTTCAGCTTCGTCACCGCCGGCTTCGGGATGTTCTCGAAGGCGGTGCAGAAGGTGATCGGGGCGCAGCTGCTCACCGACCTGTCCGGCTTCGTCGCCGCCCTGGACTCGATGTTCGGCGGCTTCCGGCAGCGGGCCGAGCAGACGTACCGGATCCTCCAGGCCCGGGAGACGGCGTTCCTGCTGGTCGCGGCCCCGGAGCCGGACGCGGTCCGGGAGGCGGCCTACTTCGCGGGCCGGCTGCGCGAGGAGCGGATGCCGCTGGCCGGGCTGGTGCTCAACCGGGTGCATCGGCCGACGCTGCCGGAGCTGAGTGCGGCCGACAGCCTGGCCGCGGCGGTTCGGCTGGCGGACGAGGGCGGGCACCCGGGCACCGTCGAGGTGCTGCGGGCCCACGCCGCGCTGGCTCAGCAGGCGGTACGCGAGCAGCGGGTGGCGGCCCGGTTCACCGAGGCGTTCCCGGCGGTGCCGGCGGTGTCGGTGATGGCGCAGCCCGCCGACGTGCACGACGTCGACGGGCTGCGGACGATCGGCGAGGCGATCAGCCGGCGGTGA